The DNA window TGCCCTGAGTAGCGGGCCACTGGTGTCGCTGAGTCCTTATCCGCTCCACTGGTTCGgttaccatttctttctttccgtCTCTAACCTCCTCCCACCAAGCCCCCCggcctctttccttccccttctctttcacCTGGCCTCCAgctctgtctccatatctctttaAATTTCAAGAAACAATTCTTAACTCCTCCATCTTTGCTGTTCTGTTCCCCCCAGTCCCTGTCCCTTCCTTTTTTGATTTTGCCTTCAACACCATGTTCTAATCTATCTCCATgactttctccccatctctgatgtccaccttccttttctttccactctCTTTGCTTGTGTCCTGACCAGACCCCTCCATCCTCGGGCCCGATGTCtgttctcttttccctccctgcCATCTTCTCTCTTCAGCATCCTCCGCCAGTCTCCTGTagcccctcttccctccccatctcttctccTCCCAGCTGCTGTCCATTTCCTCACTCTTGACCAACCTTTTCCCTCTCGGCCCTTCACCTCTCATACCCCACTCCCCTCCATAGCTTATTCCCTGGGGGTATTCAACGTGCAGACAGACATAGATTAGGGATCCAGAAGACACAGGGTGTCACAAGCTCCTTCTCTCTGAAGATCCCAGCCCCTCCGGATTCACCACCCTCAGTTTGGAGACTGCACTTCCTTTCAGAACCAACCATCTAGACTCTCCTAGGACTTTCACCCGGAGCAGCCACAGTTGAGGGGGTGGTTTCCCTTGAGCTCCGCCTTCTTTTAGAATGCACCTATGCACTTGGGTGGTTGAACATCAAGATCAAAACCCAAACCGTGTCCTGTAGCTTTCTTCCCACCTTCTATTTTCTCCCATTTGTCTGAAAAAAGGCAGCTAGGCAGCTAGCTTCTAGGCTTCATCACAAAAGAAGTTCCTGGCACTACAAGAGGTGACCGGGCTTCGAGCATCTCCCCCAACGCTCACTAAGATtgacttcccttccctcccccactcgAAAACTCCCTCCCTAGCGGTAGGTGCTCAGGGAATCACAAGGTTCTTGGCTCTAAATTAAGATCCAAGGAGCCTGGAGCTGTGGGCAGAGGaagtgagaaggaaggaagccaaaGAGGCAAGAGTAGACAGACACCAGGGCCAGGAGATAACAGAACCCATCCGGGATGTTGTGGGTGGGGCAGGGGGCTAGTTTAGGGAGCTTTCCCCTAAAAGTATGCCAAGAAACGGAGGATTCTAGGAAGCAGAAGCATGACTGGTAACTGTGCGGCCTGGGTGAGGCAGGAAGGAGCGGTGTTGGTGGATGGGTGAGCTGGGGGAGTATACAGACCAGATTGGGGTGTGACACCCTCATTTTTCCTCCAGTAAAGGCCAAAAATCTGggtcacagctgaggaagaccTCAGATCCAGAGTACAGAATGTGGTAAGTTTGGCCCAGCAGGGGGAGCTTGGCCCAGCAGGGGGAGCTTGGAGACCACTTTTCCCTGGGGGATTGGGCCCTTTCCTGCCTAGGCCAACTCTTGGGGACCTATTAAGGACTAGCCCCTGGGAAGAGACAAAATGGGGCCAGGGTCTTCATAACACACACCTGTTCTAGCAGAGAAACCTGGAGGGAAGCACCCAAGACTCCTGGTGTGAACCTACCCTTTTCATACTTGAGCCCTGGGTCTCACTTGCTTTTTCTCCCTTCCTATAGGCCTGCTCAACTGCTGTCCCAACTCCTCCCTCTCTGGCCACTGCTGTTGCTACCCCTATCACTGCCTGCTCAGGGCTCCTCCCATCGAtcccccccagccccagcccGTCCCCCCTGCGTCCGGGGTGGGCCCTCAGCCCCTCGCCACGTGTGTGTTTGGGAGCGGGCGCCTCCACCAAGCCGATCCCCACGGGTCCCAAGATCACGTCGGCAAGTTCTGCCAGGCACTGCACCCCCTGCTACTCCATCAGGCTTTGAGGAGGGGCCTCCCTCCTCTCAGTACCCTTGGGCCATAGTGTGGGGTCCCACAGTATCTCGGGAGGATGGAGGGGACCCCAACTCTGTCAATCCTGGATTTCTGCCCCTGGACTATGGTTTTGCAGCCCCACATGGGCTGGCTACTCCGCACCCCAACTCAGACTCCATGCGGGATGATGGAGACGGGCTCATCCTTGGGGAAACACCTGCCACCTTGAGGCCCTTCCTGTTTGGAGGGCGCGGAGAAGGTGAGTGAACAAGGCTGGTAGGGATATGAAGGACTGGGGGGCGGGATCTGCCGAAATTGAAGCCGTATCTGTGAGTGTCTTCAGCAAACGTGCCAGGTTCTAGGCTGGCAACGGATACAGAGGTGGAGCCGCGGTCCGCACTCTGAAGGAGTTCAGGTCCACCGCTGAAGACAGATGTTCAAACACTTGGGGATGAGTCAACAGGATAAACACCCCGAGAGAAGCGCGCCCTGCTTGTTTTTAGGAAAATAGGGAAGTGAGAGACTGTTCTACCCTGGGGATCCGAGCAGATCAAACAACTGACGTGTGAGCTAGATCTTAAAAACAGAATGGGTATTCCAGGCAGAGGGAAGCCATGGAGGAAGGTCACTATTAGGGTCACTATTAGCACATGCTGTGCTGGACACTAGCTGAGGGAAGATAATCTGATAAAGGTAACAAGGGTTACAGTACAGGATGGTTCTATCTGACCGTGGAGCCTCATCCTCATCACATGCCTGTGCAAGATTTGGTACATGTAATGCTTGGGAGAGTAGAAGAGCTGGCAGATGGCTCAGGAGAAGGTTGATTACAATCAAGGAGGGAGACCCCACAGGAGGCAGGCAGTGTGGGTGCCCGTGGCAG is part of the Rattus norvegicus strain BN/NHsdMcwi chromosome 4, GRCr8, whole genome shotgun sequence genome and encodes:
- the Pianp gene encoding PILR alpha-associated neural protein isoform X1 yields the protein MLWVGQGASLGSFPLKVCQETEDSRKQKHDCKGQKSGSQLRKTSDPEYRMWPAQLLSQLLPLWPLLLLPLSLPAQGSSHRSPPAPARPPCVRGGPSAPRHVCVWERAPPPSRSPRVPRSRRQVLPGTAPPATPSGFEEGPPSSQYPWAIVWGPTVSREDGGDPNSVNPGFLPLDYGFAAPHGLATPHPNSDSMRDDGDGLILGETPATLRPFLFGGRGEGVDPQLYVTITISIIIVLVATGIIFKFCWDRSQKRRRPSGQQGALRQEESQQPLTDLSPAGVTVLGAFGDSPTPTPDHEEPRGGPRPGMPQPKGAPAFQLNRIPLVNL
- the Pianp gene encoding PILR alpha-associated neural protein isoform X2 is translated as MWPAQLLSQLLPLWPLLLLPLSLPAQGSSHRSPPAPARPPCVRGGPSAPRHVCVWERAPPPSRSPRVPRSRRQVLPGTAPPATPSGFEEGPPSSQYPWAIVWGPTVSREDGGDPNSVNPGFLPLDYGFAAPHGLATPHPNSDSMRDDGDGLILGETPATLRPFLFGGRGEGVDPQLYVTITISIIIVLVATGIIFKFCWDRSQKRRRPSGQQGALRQEESQQPLTDLSPAGVTVLGAFGDSPTPTPDHEEPRGGPRPGMPQPKGAPAFQLNRIPLVNL
- the Pianp gene encoding PILR alpha-associated neural protein precursor yields the protein MWPAQLLSQLLPLWPLLLLPLSLPAQGSSHRSPPAPARPPCVRGGPSAPRHVCVWERAPPPSRSPRVPRSRRQVLPGTAPPATPSGFEEGPPSSQYPWAIVWGPTVSREDGGDPNSVNPGFLPLDYGFAAPHGLATPHPNSDSMRDDGDGLILGETPATLRPFLFGGRGEGVDPQLYVTITISIIIVLVATGIIFKFCWDRSQKRRRPSGQQGALRQEESQQPLTDLSPAGVTVLGAFGDSPTPTPDHEEPRGGPRPGMPQPKGAPAFQLNR